The genome window GGGATTACGTCCGCCCGATTCTCGCCGAGAACGGCGGCTGGGCGGTGTTCATCTTCACCCCGCGCGGCCGCAACCACGGCCACGCGCTGCTGGAGATGGCGAAGCGCAACCCGGCGTGGTTCGCGCAGGTGCTGTCGGTGGACGACACCCGGCGCGCCGACGGCACGCCGGTGATCCCGCCCGCCGCGATCGCCGAGGACCGCGTCGCCGGAATGGCCGAGGAGGTCCTGCGCCAGGAGTACTGGTGCAGCTTCGACGCCGCGCTCACCGGCAGCTATTACGGCAAGGCGCTCGAGGCGGCGCGCGCCGAAGGCCGGATCGGGCGCGCGGCGTGGGAGCCCGCCCTGCCGGTGGAAACCTGGTGGGACCTGGGAATGGCGGATTCCACCGCGATCTGGTTCGCGCAGCGCGCGGGCGCGGAGGTGCGGCTGATCGATTATCTCGAAGCCTCGGGCGAAGGGCTGCCGTATTACGTCGCGGCGCTGCGGGAGAAGCCCTACGCCTACGGCCGCCACATCGCCCCCCACGATATCGCGGTGCGCGAGCTCGGCACCGGCAAGAGCCGCCGCGAGACCGCGCAGGCGCTCGGCGTGCGCTTCGAGATCGCCCCGGCGCAGAGCCTCGCCGACGGCATCGAGGCGGTGCGCGGCCTGTTGCCGCGCTGCTGGTTCGACGCCGACGCCTGCGCCCGCGGCCTCGAAGCTCTGACCCAGTACCGCCGCGCCTGGAACGACAAGACCCGCGACTATATGCCGACGCCGCTGCACGACTGGACCAGTCACGCCGCCGATGCGTTCCGTTACGGCGCGGTGGCGCGCGGCGCGGGGCGACTCGGGCGCGCGCAGCTCGCCGCGCCGACCGAGTTCCTGGTGTTGCGGTGATCAGTAGCCCGGGTCGGGCTTGCGCAGCGGCGGCAGTTCGTAGCCGTAGGGCAGCAGCGGCTGGTTGCGGCGCTCGGTTTCCGGGTCTTCCGCGCCGCGATAGAACGCCGAGG of uncultured Alphaproteobacteria bacterium contains these proteins:
- a CDS encoding Phage terminase, whose protein sequence is MEITLPHGWTPRDYQLPFLRAMAPRMAGGGGRAVLVWHRRSGKDATALNFAACAAHVRPGVYWHMLPTATQARKAVWDAVDGDGRRVLDRVFPKPLRAATSATEMKIALKCGSLWQLVGSDNFNALVGANPVGVVFSEYSLADPAAWDYVRPILAENGGWAVFIFTPRGRNHGHALLEMAKRNPAWFAQVLSVDDTRRADGTPVIPPAAIAEDRVAGMAEEVLRQEYWCSFDAALTGSYYGKALEAARAEGRIGRAAWEPALPVETWWDLGMADSTAIWFAQRAGAEVRLIDYLEASGEGLPYYVAALREKPYAYGRHIAPHDIAVRELGTGKSRRETAQALGVRFEIAPAQSLADGIEAVRGLLPRCWFDADACARGLEALTQYRRAWNDKTRDYMPTPLHDWTSHAADAFRYGAVARGAGRLGRAQLAAPTEFLVLR